A region of Veillonellaceae bacterium DNA encodes the following proteins:
- a CDS encoding phosphoethanolamine transferase, translated as MKKVILPSLAWTAGLSLLIALILHLGGDFPDLRSYVQPRLGVGVLVFLIVSLGLFSVFDKAFLKKFFPWAAVLPILWMATFTWAYGFASLPEKKHLGDYYVLGGVAFGLPYVYLTITEKINQRLPKLRFPWEIIAGLFVFFMTICPFIYIGYYILFGGEMDMFAMMAVRSTHMKEIHDFLATMGSPARIIGAIVAFLFVLAVSFTFVHSMVKAARGMKSPLRGTSKGYLIGLGVIFVLFFGGFYRQIIHVFPLTIVRTMDSKGSEFQLLQKLTDNLDKNVKKMTFTDPGAGITEGTHIVIIGESANRDHMKVFNPSYPENTTPWLSSMANTPDFALGYMAYSNFPNTLMSLSYAMTSANQYNDKSFADVVSMVDVAKAAGYRTDWISFHNRSSLSSAGVTMIAERSDGSYWEKNYDGYTLEVLKELPPAKKRVIFINIDGSHYTYLARVPIDKRDELGIPASDPYHDYDLTIAYSDEVIRDIFEYAKKNLNLQTMVYFSDHGENMEHYHTASPFYYDMVHIPFFVYLSPSYQAAHPGLMQTLKSHEHQVFTNDLAFDTVTGIWDAKTNYYNPAYDFSSPKYSLNMDNARTVEGKYKISDDPFLKK; from the coding sequence ATGAAAAAAGTCATTCTTCCGTCATTAGCCTGGACGGCGGGACTGTCGCTCTTGATTGCGCTGATCCTTCATCTGGGCGGGGATTTCCCGGACCTTCGAAGCTACGTCCAGCCGCGTCTGGGCGTGGGGGTTCTGGTTTTCCTCATTGTTTCCCTGGGCCTTTTCTCTGTCTTTGATAAAGCGTTCCTGAAGAAGTTTTTCCCGTGGGCGGCGGTGCTGCCGATCCTCTGGATGGCGACTTTCACCTGGGCGTACGGGTTCGCGTCGCTTCCTGAAAAGAAACACCTCGGCGATTACTATGTGCTGGGCGGCGTGGCTTTCGGGCTTCCTTACGTTTACCTGACGATCACGGAGAAAATCAATCAGCGCCTGCCGAAGCTCCGTTTCCCCTGGGAAATCATTGCGGGCCTTTTCGTCTTCTTCATGACAATCTGCCCCTTTATCTATATCGGCTATTACATCCTCTTTGGCGGGGAAATGGACATGTTCGCCATGATGGCTGTCCGTTCCACCCATATGAAGGAAATCCATGATTTCCTGGCCACAATGGGCTCGCCTGCCAGAATCATTGGCGCAATCGTCGCCTTCCTCTTTGTCCTTGCCGTTTCCTTTACCTTTGTCCATTCGATGGTAAAGGCAGCCCGCGGCATGAAATCTCCGCTCCGCGGCACGTCCAAGGGATACCTCATCGGCCTTGGCGTCATTTTCGTCCTTTTCTTCGGCGGCTTCTACCGTCAGATTATCCACGTATTCCCGCTCACCATCGTCCGCACGATGGACAGCAAGGGAAGCGAATTCCAGCTGCTCCAGAAACTGACGGACAACCTGGATAAGAATGTGAAGAAAATGACTTTCACCGATCCCGGCGCAGGCATTACCGAAGGCACGCACATCGTCATCATCGGCGAAAGCGCGAACCGCGACCACATGAAAGTATTCAACCCGTCCTATCCGGAAAACACGACACCGTGGCTCTCTTCCATGGCCAATACACCGGACTTCGCTCTGGGCTACATGGCATACTCGAACTTCCCGAATACGCTGATGTCCCTTTCCTATGCCATGACATCGGCCAACCAGTACAATGACAAATCCTTCGCTGACGTCGTCAGCATGGTCGACGTAGCCAAAGCAGCCGGCTACCGCACCGACTGGATTTCCTTCCACAACAGAAGCTCCCTCTCTAGCGCCGGTGTCACCATGATCGCTGAACGCTCCGACGGCTCCTACTGGGAAAAGAATTACGACGGCTACACCCTCGAGGTTCTGAAGGAACTTCCGCCAGCCAAGAAACGCGTCATCTTCATCAATATCGACGGCAGCCATTACACGTACCTTGCCCGCGTTCCGATCGACAAGAGAGACGAACTCGGCATCCCGGCCAGTGACCCGTACCATGACTACGACCTGACGATTGCTTACAGCGACGAAGTCATCCGCGACATCTTCGAATACGCGAAGAAGAACCTGAACCTCCAGACCATGGTCTACTTCTCCGACCACGGCGAGAATATGGAACACTACCACACAGCGTCCCCGTTCTACTACGACATGGTCCATATCCCGTTCTTCGTCTACCTCTCGCCATCCTACCAGGCAGCCCACCCGGGCCTCATGCAGACACTGAAATCCCATGAACACCAGGTCTTCACCAACGACCTCGCCTTCGACACCGTCACCGGCATCTGGGATGCAAAGACAAACTACTACAACCCGGCATACGACTTCTCCTCGCCGAAGTACAGCCTCAACATGGACAATGCAAGAACCGTAGAAGGCAAGTACAAAATCTCCGACGATCCATTTTTGAAGAAATAG
- a CDS encoding amino acid ABC transporter permease — MIDFAVIPTALLFISEAIPNTLFMAFISLFFGIVFGSVIALIRLRTKNALVNGLLAVFISFFRGVPSIVQLFIVYYSLPYLLAPLFTSILGHTVKPFDVSPYWTVYTTFILYNTVYQSENLRGALRSVDHGQYEAAVAMGMTPFRAFTRIVLPQAFVVAMPAFFTYYLKTIKLLALVFTVKVVDMFAKADIFSALYNRRTEPYIADAIAYWAVAILLTLFFNWWEKRLRSKGF; from the coding sequence ATGATCGATTTCGCTGTCATACCGACCGCCCTCCTCTTCATTTCCGAAGCCATCCCGAATACCCTTTTCATGGCATTCATCAGCCTTTTCTTCGGCATCGTCTTCGGCTCCGTGATCGCGCTCATCCGCCTTCGCACAAAAAACGCACTCGTGAACGGCCTCCTCGCCGTTTTCATTTCCTTCTTCAGAGGCGTCCCGAGCATCGTGCAGCTCTTCATCGTCTACTACTCGCTGCCCTATCTCCTCGCGCCCCTCTTCACGTCCATCCTGGGCCACACCGTGAAACCCTTCGACGTCAGCCCTTACTGGACCGTTTACACCACATTCATTCTTTACAACACCGTCTACCAGTCCGAAAACCTCAGAGGAGCCCTCCGCTCCGTCGACCACGGGCAGTACGAAGCAGCCGTCGCCATGGGCATGACCCCATTCCGCGCCTTCACCCGCATCGTCCTCCCCCAGGCCTTCGTCGTAGCCATGCCGGCCTTCTTCACCTACTACCTGAAGACCATCAAACTCCTCGCCCTGGTATTCACCGTCAAAGTCGTCGACATGTTCGCCAAAGCCGATATCTTCTCTGCCCTCTACAACAGAAGAACCGAACCCTACATCGCCGACGCCATAGCCTACTGGGCCGTAGCCATCCTCCTCACCCTCTTCTTCAACTGGTGGGAAAAGAGACTCCGCTCCAAAGGATTCTAA
- a CDS encoding oxaloacetate decarboxylase: MKTATEKRIAFRNMLKSGEIIVAPGIGDALSAKIAAYAGIKALTMGGYSVSASRLGQPDVGFLSCTEMAEQLTGICNATDLPVVADGDTGYGNALNVIRTEQMFEQAGAACIFFEDQAWPKRCGHMDGKQVISAEEHAQKIRAAVDARFDKETMIMSRTDSRAVYGIDDAIERTKRYIDAGAEICFADGIGTREELEKFAKELSGSGAYLVANMIEGGKTPLIPAKELEQMGFSLVFWACSAVYTISKALYDLFGNLAKDGTTEKSLDRMIEFSQFNSMIGLDTYKEYERKYKVDRDD, translated from the coding sequence ATGAAAACAGCTACAGAAAAAAGAATCGCATTCAGAAACATGCTTAAATCCGGAGAAATCATCGTTGCACCGGGCATTGGCGACGCACTGTCCGCCAAGATCGCAGCCTATGCAGGCATCAAAGCCCTCACCATGGGCGGCTACTCCGTCTCCGCATCCCGCCTGGGACAGCCGGATGTCGGTTTCCTGTCCTGTACGGAAATGGCTGAACAGCTGACCGGCATCTGCAACGCCACCGACCTTCCCGTCGTTGCCGACGGCGACACCGGCTACGGCAATGCACTGAACGTCATCCGCACAGAGCAGATGTTCGAACAGGCCGGTGCTGCCTGCATTTTCTTCGAAGACCAGGCATGGCCGAAACGCTGCGGCCACATGGATGGCAAGCAGGTCATCTCCGCCGAAGAACACGCACAGAAAATCCGCGCCGCCGTCGACGCACGCTTTGATAAAGAAACCATGATCATGTCCCGCACCGACAGCCGCGCCGTCTACGGCATCGACGACGCCATCGAAAGAACAAAACGCTATATCGATGCAGGCGCAGAAATCTGCTTCGCCGACGGCATCGGCACCAGAGAAGAACTCGAGAAATTCGCCAAAGAACTCTCCGGCAGCGGCGCCTACCTCGTAGCCAACATGATCGAAGGCGGCAAGACACCCCTCATCCCGGCCAAGGAACTTGAGCAGATGGGCTTCTCCCTCGTATTCTGGGCCTGCAGCGCCGTCTACACGATCTCCAAAGCCCTCTACGACCTCTTCGGCAATCTTGCCAAAGACGGCACCACAGAAAAGAGCCTGGACCGCATGATCGAATTCTCCCAGTTCAACAGCATGATCGGCCTCGACACCTACAAAGAATATGAAAGAAAATACAAAGTAGACAGAGACGACTGA
- a CDS encoding amino acid ABC transporter ATP-binding protein: MLTAEHIRKSFGNHTVLKDINLNVEKGDVVSILGPSGTGKTTFLRCLNYLEQPDSGKLTIDDVSVDFSKISKDEVKRLRRKSTMVFQQFNLFRNKNVLENITEGLIYGYGKSASEAKDIAMEELKRVHMEDYAKMYPSELSGGMQQRVGIARALAPRPDVILFDEPTSALDPELVGEVLDTIAEVATLGITMIIVTHEMHFAREVSSKVVFMSDGLVVEEGAPEELFTHPKEEKTQQFLQRMLKRDEH, translated from the coding sequence ATATTGACTGCAGAACATATTCGCAAATCTTTCGGCAATCATACAGTCCTGAAAGACATCAACCTGAACGTTGAAAAAGGTGATGTAGTATCGATCCTCGGCCCGTCCGGCACGGGGAAGACTACCTTCCTCCGCTGCCTGAACTATCTCGAACAGCCAGACTCCGGCAAGCTCACGATTGACGACGTATCCGTCGATTTCTCCAAAATTTCCAAAGATGAAGTCAAACGTCTCAGAAGGAAATCCACAATGGTCTTCCAGCAGTTCAACCTTTTCAGAAATAAGAACGTCCTGGAAAATATCACCGAAGGCCTCATCTACGGCTATGGCAAGTCCGCTTCCGAAGCGAAGGACATCGCCATGGAAGAACTGAAGCGCGTCCACATGGAAGACTACGCCAAGATGTATCCGTCTGAACTCTCCGGCGGCATGCAGCAGCGCGTCGGCATCGCTCGTGCCCTCGCTCCGCGTCCTGACGTCATCCTCTTCGACGAACCGACATCGGCGCTCGATCCGGAACTCGTCGGCGAAGTCCTCGATACCATCGCTGAAGTCGCTACCCTTGGCATCACGATGATCATCGTCACCCATGAAATGCACTTCGCGCGCGAAGTTTCCTCCAAAGTCGTCTTCATGTCCGACGGCCTCGTCGTCGAAGAAGGCGCTCCGGAAGAACTCTTCACCCATCCGAAGGAAGAAAAGACCCAGCAGTTCCTCCAGCGAATGCTCAAGAGAGACGAACACTGA
- a CDS encoding helix-turn-helix domain-containing protein, with translation MADIRVRNLSQEAAESCYEAYLKGERPKEGTILVSGPVIVFTSDTFEMKGEEIEEGSEKFVSILDNEAKSRAALREYKNGRRLPAGAALAAMKEGYFAFQSEYMNEEGTPFALSFDPLEEVMTAQEAGKLYGIPAKTIEKDCESAGLESPLKQGETRHSGNVWLLQKSAAERAYKGEEGKAYAVNPLLLVFSTVEGADIWNRDSGVVRSAAGGAGHMNARMHEEERKKSGRVWLVTRSAMERLFGQALPNKMKEAMKGI, from the coding sequence ATGGCAGACATCCGAGTAAGAAACCTCTCGCAGGAAGCGGCTGAATCCTGCTATGAAGCCTACCTCAAAGGCGAAAGACCAAAAGAAGGCACCATCCTCGTCTCCGGCCCCGTCATTGTCTTTACCAGCGACACCTTCGAAATGAAGGGCGAAGAAATCGAAGAGGGCAGTGAGAAATTCGTCTCCATCCTGGACAACGAAGCCAAGAGCAGGGCGGCCCTCCGCGAATACAAAAACGGCCGCCGCCTCCCCGCAGGCGCAGCCCTTGCTGCCATGAAAGAAGGGTACTTTGCCTTCCAGAGCGAATACATGAACGAAGAAGGCACGCCCTTTGCCCTTTCCTTCGACCCCCTGGAAGAAGTCATGACAGCCCAGGAAGCAGGGAAACTCTACGGCATCCCGGCCAAGACCATAGAAAAAGACTGCGAAAGTGCAGGCCTTGAAAGCCCCCTGAAACAAGGCGAAACCAGACACTCCGGCAACGTCTGGCTCCTCCAGAAATCCGCAGCAGAACGCGCTTATAAAGGAGAAGAAGGCAAAGCGTACGCCGTGAACCCGCTCCTCCTCGTCTTCTCCACCGTAGAAGGCGCCGACATCTGGAACAGAGACAGCGGAGTCGTCAGGAGCGCCGCAGGCGGCGCCGGCCACATGAACGCCCGAATGCACGAAGAAGAAAGAAAAAAATCCGGCCGCGTATGGCTAGTGACCCGAAGTGCCATGGAAAGACTCTTCGGCCAGGCCCTCCCGAACAAAATGAAAGAAGCCATGAAGGGGATATAA
- a CDS encoding amino acid ABC transporter permease: protein MLTFNFDYFLGLFPRLATAIPYTAEVIVSSILICLVLGTIVAVIRIAKVPVLHQFCEVWLSYNRSMPFILDLYLVYFVLPVIVRGLGISPDGWPLTAYVLIALAFHYTPVISEIIRPAYLSVDKGQSEAAIIFGLSPFHRVFRIVAPQAFPVALPSLVSEAINIMKDTSVMYFIGVIDLMGRAGNIINANYGQGKLETYCAVALIYWVLVILVEMVFHATQRMTDKGRRTT, encoded by the coding sequence ATGTTAACTTTTAATTTCGATTACTTCCTCGGGCTCTTCCCGAGGCTGGCGACAGCCATACCGTACACGGCAGAAGTCATCGTTTCCTCGATCCTCATCTGCCTTGTGCTGGGTACCATCGTCGCCGTCATCCGCATAGCGAAGGTTCCCGTCCTTCATCAGTTCTGCGAAGTCTGGCTCTCCTACAACAGAAGCATGCCATTCATCCTGGACCTCTACCTCGTCTACTTCGTCCTGCCGGTCATCGTCCGCGGACTTGGCATCAGCCCTGACGGCTGGCCTCTGACGGCATACGTCCTCATCGCGCTTGCCTTCCACTACACGCCGGTCATCTCGGAAATCATCCGCCCTGCCTACCTCTCCGTAGACAAGGGACAGAGCGAAGCCGCCATCATTTTCGGCCTCTCGCCCTTCCACAGAGTCTTCCGCATCGTAGCGCCGCAGGCATTTCCTGTAGCCCTCCCGAGCCTTGTCAGCGAAGCCATCAACATCATGAAGGATACCTCCGTCATGTACTTCATCGGCGTCATCGACCTCATGGGCCGCGCCGGCAACATCATCAACGCCAACTATGGCCAGGGAAAACTCGAAACCTACTGCGCCGTCGCCCTCATCTACTGGGTGCTCGTCATCCTCGTGGAAATGGTATTCCATGCGACACAGCGCATGACAGATAAAGGAAGGAGGACCACATAA
- a CDS encoding NAD/NADP octopine/nopaline dehydrogenase family protein, producing MRVSIIGAGAMALAAASYLKLKDVSSLVYVRSEKKLAAWSTKPVRVTGVMESSFYVPMAKTMKEAVNYSDTVIICTRAGDYEDVINELLPCLRKGQCILFLNGCWGAVKTYRLLKEDAKYLTIAETAGSPFVASLSEDFLTLEMKGIRTEIGYSALGTSKDPGELLHTIAPRVSRISSPVSTSLSQAMPIVNAASAFFNISRIENGEDFELFGPAFTSRAADYMEHCDKERLTVGKALGLELYSLLETVNSQRSDKKATLYEALRNNALYDGLKGPVSLSDRSLSEDLPCGLGSLLDLADMMHVPAPYITAMVDTASLYMGKPYELFLTVQDLRAIKALRGK from the coding sequence ATGAGAGTTTCAATCATCGGAGCCGGCGCGATGGCGCTTGCGGCGGCTTCTTATTTAAAATTAAAGGATGTTTCGTCCCTTGTCTACGTCAGAAGCGAGAAAAAGCTTGCTGCATGGTCGACGAAACCGGTCCGCGTGACGGGCGTGATGGAGAGCTCCTTCTACGTGCCGATGGCCAAGACGATGAAGGAAGCGGTGAACTATTCCGATACCGTCATCATCTGCACCCGCGCAGGCGACTATGAAGACGTCATCAATGAGCTTCTGCCCTGCCTTCGTAAGGGCCAGTGCATCCTTTTCCTGAACGGCTGCTGGGGCGCTGTAAAGACGTACCGCCTGCTGAAGGAAGATGCAAAGTACCTGACGATTGCCGAGACGGCTGGTTCGCCCTTCGTCGCCAGCCTTTCGGAAGATTTCCTGACACTGGAAATGAAGGGCATCCGTACGGAAATCGGATACTCGGCGCTGGGGACCAGCAAGGATCCGGGCGAGCTTCTCCATACGATCGCGCCGCGCGTTTCCCGCATTTCCTCACCGGTCTCCACATCCCTTTCGCAGGCGATGCCGATCGTGAATGCGGCCAGTGCCTTCTTCAACATCTCGCGTATCGAGAACGGGGAAGACTTCGAACTCTTCGGACCGGCATTCACCAGCCGCGCAGCAGACTACATGGAACACTGCGACAAGGAACGCCTCACCGTGGGAAAGGCTCTGGGGCTTGAACTTTACAGCCTCCTTGAGACCGTGAATTCCCAACGATCTGACAAGAAAGCGACCCTTTACGAAGCGCTCAGGAACAATGCACTCTACGACGGGCTCAAAGGCCCCGTTTCCTTATCCGACAGAAGCCTTTCCGAAGACCTTCCCTGCGGACTGGGAAGCCTCCTCGATCTGGCGGACATGATGCATGTCCCCGCGCCGTACATCACGGCGATGGTGGACACCGCCTCACTCTACATGGGGAAACCTTACGAGCTGTTTCTGACAGTACAGGACCTCAGGGCGATCAAAGCGCTCCGGGGCAAGTAA